From Bordetella flabilis, the proteins below share one genomic window:
- the rph gene encoding ribonuclease PH, translating to MEKRVTTPTTMVRPSGRAPDELRPLDLARGFTRYAEGSVLIKAGNTHVLCTASVLDKVPGFLKGQGQGWVTAEYGMLPRATHTRGDREAARGKQSGRTQEIQRLIGRSLRAVVDMGLLGERTLQIDCDVLQADGGTRCASITGAWLATADAIGVLMKRGDLAANPLRDHVAAVSVGMVGGRPVLDLDYEEDSGCDADVNVVMTGAGAFVEVQGTAEGVAFSRAELDAMLALAESGIGRLVQAQRAALGQG from the coding sequence ATGGAGAAACGCGTGACGACCCCTACCACGATGGTCCGGCCTTCCGGGCGCGCCCCTGACGAACTGCGCCCGCTCGACCTGGCGCGCGGCTTTACGCGCTACGCCGAGGGCTCGGTGCTGATCAAGGCCGGCAATACCCATGTCCTGTGCACCGCCAGCGTGCTCGACAAGGTGCCTGGCTTCCTCAAGGGGCAGGGCCAGGGCTGGGTGACGGCGGAGTACGGCATGTTGCCGCGCGCCACGCATACGCGCGGCGACCGGGAGGCCGCGCGCGGCAAGCAGTCCGGGCGCACGCAAGAGATCCAGCGCCTGATCGGCCGCAGCCTGCGCGCCGTCGTGGACATGGGCCTGCTGGGCGAGCGCACGCTGCAGATCGATTGCGACGTGCTGCAGGCCGATGGCGGCACGCGCTGCGCCAGCATCACGGGCGCATGGCTCGCCACGGCGGACGCGATCGGCGTGCTGATGAAGCGCGGCGACCTCGCTGCCAATCCCTTGCGCGACCATGTGGCGGCCGTGTCGGTCGGCATGGTGGGCGGGCGGCCGGTGCTGGACCTGGATTACGAAGAAGATTCCGGCTGCGATGCCGATGTGAATGTGGTCATGACCGGCGCGGGCGCCTTCGTGGAAGTGCAAGGCACGGCCGAAGGGGTCGCCTTCAGCCGCGCGGAACTCGACGCGATGCTGGCCTTGGCGGAAAGCGGCATCGGCCGCCTGGTGCAGGCGCAACGGGCGGCGCTGGGACAGGGTTGA